A part of Variovorax sp. HW608 genomic DNA contains:
- a CDS encoding GspE/PulE family protein, producing MNAVTLPSSESRYEGPLDLRHLIEWLARDGLISPHEAKRTLARCAQAVSRQPPLVRLASVAMTRESDGKPLDLEMLTQWLAGRAGLAYLRIDPLKVDVGKVADTMSAAYAERHKVLPVQVTPSEVVIATSEPFLTDWISEVERQARRSVRRVVANPADIQRYTAEFFALAKSVRAAQKAGSSAGSASFEQLVELGKSNKQLDANDQSVVQVVDWLWQYAFDQRASDIHLEPRRDQGVIRFRIDGVLHPAYQMPMGVMNAMVSRIKLLGRMDVVEKRRPLDGRIKTRNMRGEEIEMRLSTLPTAFGEKMVMRIFDPDTAVKDLDALGFAQHDAKRWEQLVTRPHGIILVTGPTGSGKTTTLYSTLKRVATEEVNVSTVEDPIEMIEPSFNQTQVQPQLDFGFTEGLRALMRQDPDIIMVGEIRDLATAEMAVQAALTGHLVFSTLHTNDAPSAITRLMELGVPSYLINAVMLGVLAQRLVRTLCPHCKAPDESVTREKLAEFVAPWQISGSVRAYRPVGCVDCRMTGYMGRMGLYELLTVTEAFKGEVTKEPSMAPLRRQAVADGMRPLRLAGALRIAEGLTTIEEVLSATPPLE from the coding sequence ATGAATGCTGTGACCTTGCCCTCTTCAGAATCCCGTTACGAGGGGCCGCTCGACCTGCGGCACCTCATCGAGTGGCTCGCCCGGGATGGCCTGATCTCGCCGCACGAAGCCAAGCGAACGCTCGCGCGCTGCGCCCAGGCCGTGAGCCGCCAGCCGCCGCTGGTGCGTCTCGCGAGCGTCGCGATGACGCGCGAAAGCGACGGCAAGCCGCTCGATCTGGAGATGCTGACCCAATGGCTCGCCGGCCGGGCCGGACTCGCGTACCTGCGCATCGATCCGCTCAAGGTCGACGTGGGCAAGGTCGCCGACACCATGAGCGCGGCCTATGCCGAGCGGCACAAGGTGCTGCCGGTGCAGGTGACGCCGAGCGAGGTGGTGATCGCCACCTCGGAGCCGTTCCTCACGGACTGGATCTCCGAAGTCGAGCGGCAGGCGCGCCGCTCGGTGCGGCGCGTGGTCGCGAATCCGGCCGACATCCAGCGCTATACGGCGGAGTTCTTCGCGCTCGCGAAATCGGTCCGTGCGGCGCAGAAGGCGGGCTCCAGCGCGGGCAGCGCGAGCTTCGAGCAGCTGGTGGAACTGGGCAAGTCCAACAAGCAGCTCGACGCCAACGACCAGAGCGTGGTGCAGGTGGTGGACTGGCTCTGGCAATACGCCTTCGACCAGCGCGCGAGCGACATCCATCTCGAACCGCGCCGCGACCAGGGCGTGATCCGCTTCCGCATCGACGGCGTGCTGCACCCGGCCTACCAGATGCCGATGGGCGTGATGAACGCGATGGTCTCGCGCATCAAGCTGCTCGGCCGCATGGACGTGGTCGAGAAGCGCCGCCCGCTCGACGGCCGCATCAAGACCCGCAACATGCGCGGCGAGGAAATCGAAATGCGGCTCTCCACGCTGCCCACCGCCTTCGGCGAAAAGATGGTGATGCGGATCTTCGATCCGGACACCGCGGTCAAGGACCTCGATGCGCTGGGCTTCGCGCAGCACGACGCGAAGCGCTGGGAGCAGCTCGTGACGCGGCCGCACGGCATCATCCTCGTGACCGGCCCGACCGGCTCGGGCAAGACCACCACGCTCTACTCCACGCTCAAGCGCGTGGCGACCGAGGAAGTCAACGTCAGCACGGTGGAGGACCCGATCGAGATGATCGAGCCCTCGTTCAACCAGACCCAGGTGCAGCCGCAGCTCGACTTCGGCTTCACCGAGGGCCTGCGCGCGCTGATGCGGCAGGACCCGGACATCATCATGGTGGGCGAAATCCGCGACCTCGCCACGGCCGAAATGGCGGTGCAGGCGGCGCTGACCGGCCACCTCGTGTTCAGCACCTTGCACACCAACGATGCGCCGAGCGCGATCACGCGGCTGATGGAGCTCGGCGTGCCGTCCTACCTCATCAACGCGGTGATGCTCGGCGTGCTGGCCCAGCGCCTGGTGCGCACGCTGTGTCCGCACTGCAAGGCGCCCGACGAATCGGTCACGCGCGAGAAGCTGGCGGAGTTCGTCGCGCCGTGGCAGATCAGCGGCTCGGTGCGCGCCTATCGGCCGGTCGGGTGCGTGGACTGCCGCATGACGGGCTACATGGGCCGCATGGGCCTGTACGAACTGCTCACCGTGACCGAGGCCTTCAAGGGCGAAGTCACCAAGGAGCCGAGCATGGCGCCCCTCCGAAGGCAGGCCGTGGCCGACGGCATGCGGCCGCTGCGGCTGGCCGGCGCGCTGCGGATCGCCGAAGGGCTGACCACCATCGAGGAAGTGCTGAGCGCGACGCCGCCGCTCGAATAG
- a CDS encoding tripartite tricarboxylate transporter TctB family protein yields MKIKSQKDFFAGVMFAVVGVAFAWGATTYSVGTGARMGPGYFPLMLGILMAIIGLGVMFTGLSVETEDGEKIGRWAWKQVAYILGANLAFGVLLGGLPSIGVPAMGMIVAIYALVVIASRAGEHFNLKDVLILATVLAGGSYVAFIWALKLQIQVWPTFITG; encoded by the coding sequence GTGAAAATCAAGAGTCAGAAAGACTTCTTCGCGGGGGTGATGTTCGCCGTCGTCGGAGTGGCCTTCGCCTGGGGTGCCACGACGTACAGCGTCGGCACCGGCGCCCGCATGGGCCCGGGCTACTTCCCGCTGATGCTGGGCATCCTGATGGCCATCATCGGGCTCGGCGTCATGTTCACCGGCCTCTCGGTCGAGACCGAGGACGGCGAAAAGATCGGCCGCTGGGCCTGGAAGCAGGTCGCCTACATCCTCGGCGCCAACCTCGCCTTCGGCGTGCTGCTCGGCGGCCTGCCGAGCATCGGCGTGCCGGCGATGGGCATGATCGTCGCGATCTACGCGCTGGTGGTCATCGCCAGTCGCGCGGGAGAGCACTTCAACCTGAAGGACGTGCTCATCCTTGCCACCGTGCTGGCGGGCGGCAGCTACGTCGCCTTCATCTGGGCGCTGAAGCTGCAGATCCAGGTCTGGCCTACCTTCATCACGGGCTGA
- a CDS encoding tripartite tricarboxylate transporter permease: MDLITNLSLGFGVAFTFTNLLYCLIGCILGTLIGVLPGIGPVATIAMLLPATYALPPVSALIMLAGIYYGAQYGGSTTAILVNLPGESSSVVTVIDGYQMARKGRAGPALAAAGLGSFFAGCVGTLILAAFAPPLTELAFKFGPAEYFSLMVLGLIGAVVLASGSLLKAIGMIVLGLLMGLVGTDVNSGVARFSFDIPELTDGIGFVTIAMGVFGYGEIIANLSRPEHEREVFTAKVSGLFPTKDDFKRMFPAVLRGTALGSALGILPGGGALLAAFAAYTLEKKTKLAPGEVPFGKGNIRGVASPESANNAGAQTSFIPLLTLGIPPNAVMALMVGAMTIHNIQPGPQVMSSNPELFWGLIASMWLGNAMLIILNLPLIGMWIKLLSVPYKFLFPAIVLFCAIGVYSTNNNTFDIWMVAAFGFIGYMFFKLGCEPAPLLLGFILGPMMEENLRRALLLSRGSWAVFVSRPLSAGLLAAALLLLVIVLLPAVKSKRQEAFQEEEA; this comes from the coding sequence ATGGATCTGATCACCAATCTCTCGCTGGGTTTTGGCGTTGCCTTCACCTTCACGAATCTTCTCTATTGCCTGATCGGCTGCATCCTGGGCACGCTGATCGGCGTGCTGCCGGGCATCGGGCCGGTCGCGACGATCGCGATGCTGCTGCCCGCCACCTATGCGCTGCCGCCGGTGTCGGCGCTGATCATGCTGGCCGGCATCTACTACGGCGCGCAGTACGGCGGCTCCACCACCGCCATCCTGGTCAACCTGCCGGGCGAATCGTCCTCGGTGGTGACCGTGATCGACGGCTACCAGATGGCGCGCAAGGGCCGCGCGGGCCCCGCATTGGCGGCGGCGGGCCTCGGCTCGTTCTTCGCCGGCTGCGTGGGCACGCTGATCCTGGCTGCCTTCGCGCCGCCGCTGACCGAGCTGGCCTTCAAGTTCGGCCCGGCCGAATACTTCTCGCTGATGGTGCTGGGCCTGATCGGCGCCGTGGTGCTGGCCTCGGGCTCGCTGCTCAAGGCGATCGGCATGATCGTGCTGGGCCTCTTGATGGGCCTCGTCGGCACCGACGTGAACTCGGGCGTGGCGCGCTTCAGCTTCGACATCCCCGAGCTCACCGACGGCATCGGCTTCGTGACCATCGCCATGGGCGTGTTCGGCTACGGCGAAATCATCGCCAACCTGTCGCGTCCCGAGCATGAGCGCGAGGTCTTCACCGCGAAGGTGTCCGGCCTGTTCCCGACCAAGGACGACTTCAAGCGCATGTTCCCCGCGGTGCTGCGCGGCACCGCGCTGGGCTCGGCGCTCGGCATCCTGCCGGGCGGCGGCGCGCTGCTGGCGGCTTTCGCGGCCTACACGCTCGAGAAGAAGACCAAGCTGGCTCCGGGCGAAGTGCCGTTCGGCAAGGGCAACATCCGCGGCGTCGCCTCGCCCGAATCGGCCAACAACGCCGGCGCGCAGACCTCGTTCATCCCGCTCTTGACGCTGGGCATTCCGCCCAACGCGGTGATGGCGCTGATGGTGGGCGCGATGACGATCCACAACATCCAGCCCGGTCCGCAGGTGATGAGCAGCAACCCCGAGCTCTTCTGGGGCCTGATCGCCTCGATGTGGCTCGGCAACGCGATGCTGATCATCCTGAACCTGCCGCTGATCGGCATGTGGATCAAGCTGCTGTCGGTGCCCTACAAGTTCCTGTTCCCGGCCATCGTGCTGTTCTGCGCCATCGGCGTGTACTCGACCAACAACAACACCTTCGACATCTGGATGGTCGCGGCCTTCGGCTTCATCGGCTACATGTTCTTCAAGCTGGGCTGCGAACCTGCGCCGCTGCTGCTGGGCTTCATCCTGGGCCCGATGATGGAAGAGAACCTGCGCCGCGCGCTGCTGTTGTCGCGCGGCAGCTGGGCAGTCTTCGTCTCGCGTCCGCTCTCGGCGGGCCTGCTTGCCGCAGCGCTCCTGCTCCTGGTGATCGTGCTGCTGCCGGCCGTGAAGTCCAAGCGCCAGGAGGCCTTCCAGGAGGAGGAGGCCTGA
- a CDS encoding LysR family transcriptional regulator, which produces MEEISLQQLRALAAVAESGSFTLAAEALQLSQPAISHLIKRMESELGQPLVVRGRRIRMTSAGQMMVDTAVRALRLVDESVGACRSQSQLREGRVVLAVGHLTAGALLPPLLRRFSETHPGLATTLQDSTAEQMISRVLSQEADLGFGSDIGQKHSELATEPLFTERMGLFMRDDHPLAQRVVIDARQLDGLPFIHVNPDANIWRSVSRQLSSAANVYPRVVHHVSMLSTAFGLIQAGAGVALLPRYVDVLMPANLRVVTVTRPALEYPVVAVRLAKHPLSPAAMAFLAMARQHMKPLRAHKP; this is translated from the coding sequence ATGGAAGAGATCTCCCTGCAACAGCTCCGGGCGCTGGCGGCGGTCGCCGAATCGGGCAGCTTCACGCTCGCGGCGGAAGCCCTGCAACTCAGCCAGCCGGCGATCAGCCATCTCATCAAGCGCATGGAGAGCGAACTCGGCCAGCCGCTGGTCGTGCGCGGCCGGCGCATCCGGATGACCAGCGCGGGGCAGATGATGGTCGACACCGCCGTGAGGGCGCTGCGGCTCGTCGACGAATCGGTCGGCGCCTGCCGCTCGCAGTCCCAGTTGCGCGAAGGCCGCGTGGTGCTGGCCGTGGGCCATCTCACGGCCGGTGCCCTGCTGCCGCCGCTGTTGCGCCGCTTCTCGGAGACGCACCCCGGGCTCGCGACCACGCTGCAGGACAGCACCGCGGAGCAGATGATCTCGCGCGTGCTCTCGCAGGAAGCGGACCTCGGCTTCGGCTCGGACATCGGACAGAAGCACTCCGAGCTCGCCACCGAGCCGCTGTTCACCGAACGCATGGGGCTGTTCATGCGCGACGACCACCCGCTCGCGCAACGGGTGGTGATCGATGCGAGGCAGCTCGATGGCCTGCCCTTCATCCACGTCAATCCGGACGCCAACATCTGGCGCTCCGTCAGCCGGCAGCTTTCGAGCGCGGCCAACGTCTATCCACGCGTGGTCCACCACGTCTCGATGCTTTCGACGGCCTTCGGGCTCATCCAGGCCGGCGCGGGCGTGGCGCTGCTGCCGCGCTACGTGGACGTGCTGATGCCCGCCAACCTGCGCGTGGTCACCGTGACGCGCCCCGCGCTCGAATACCCGGTGGTCGCCGTGCGGCTGGCCAAGCACCCGCTCAGCCCGGCAGCGATGGCTTTCCTCGCGATGGCACGCCAGCACATGAAACCGCTGCGCGCGCACAAGCCCTGA
- a CDS encoding Bug family tripartite tricarboxylate transporter substrate binding protein produces the protein MKRKQFLKACAAALCLAASSASMAQAFPSKPIRLIVPFPAGGATDLFARTLSQKMGEKLGGTLVIDNKPGAGGAIGSDLAAKSPADGYTLLLATTSTHSIGPFISKVPYDTVRDFTPIAHVGDAPSIMLVPNSSPAKTVREWIAYAQKNPGKLNYASSGNGTIVQLTAELFKAQAGIFVTHIPYKGTALAIPDLVTGKVDVLFDALPTGMPHVRDGRLRALGVTSQKRSPLAPDLPPIADTLPGFESNTWFGLYGPKGLPADLVTRINTAANQALSDPDMRDKLARLGISPTISTPAEFASMVAQESAKWKKIIVERKITGD, from the coding sequence ATGAAACGCAAGCAGTTTCTCAAGGCCTGCGCCGCCGCGCTGTGCCTCGCCGCCTCGTCCGCCAGCATGGCGCAGGCCTTTCCGAGCAAGCCGATCCGCCTGATCGTGCCGTTCCCGGCCGGCGGCGCAACGGACCTGTTCGCGCGCACCCTGTCGCAGAAGATGGGCGAGAAGCTCGGTGGCACACTGGTGATCGACAACAAGCCCGGCGCCGGCGGTGCGATCGGCTCCGACCTCGCGGCCAAGTCGCCGGCCGACGGCTACACGCTGCTGCTGGCGACGACGAGCACGCACTCGATCGGCCCGTTCATCAGCAAGGTGCCGTACGACACGGTGCGCGACTTCACGCCGATCGCGCACGTCGGCGATGCGCCGAGCATCATGCTGGTGCCGAACAGCTCGCCCGCCAAGACGGTGCGCGAATGGATAGCTTACGCGCAGAAGAACCCCGGCAAGCTCAACTACGCATCGAGCGGCAACGGCACCATCGTGCAGCTCACGGCGGAGCTCTTCAAGGCGCAGGCCGGCATCTTCGTGACGCACATCCCGTACAAGGGCACCGCGCTCGCGATTCCCGACCTGGTCACGGGCAAGGTCGATGTGCTCTTCGACGCGCTGCCGACCGGCATGCCGCATGTGCGCGACGGCCGCCTGCGTGCGCTCGGCGTGACTTCGCAGAAGCGCAGCCCGCTGGCCCCGGACCTGCCGCCGATCGCGGACACGCTGCCGGGCTTCGAGTCGAACACCTGGTTCGGGCTCTATGGCCCCAAGGGACTGCCCGCGGATCTGGTGACGCGCATCAACACCGCCGCGAACCAGGCGCTCTCCGATCCTGACATGCGCGACAAGCTCGCCCGCCTGGGCATTTCGCCGACCATCAGCACGCCTGCCGAGTTCGCCAGCATGGTGGCCCAGGAGTCGGCCAAGTGGAAAAAGATCATCGTGGAACGCAAGATCACCGGGGACTGA
- a CDS encoding gamma-glutamyltransferase family protein, with protein sequence MKFDYANPYTSTRIPVFARNVVSTSHPLASQAGLRILYQGGNAVDAAVATAAAMTIVEPVSNGLGSDAFCILWDGKKLHGLNGSGCAPQAWTPDYFRRKYGNDAATPPQRGLDSVTVPGAGASWVALSERFGKLPFADLMAPAIEIAERGYLMPPVVQQKWAAATPILKSQPGFAQGFLPWGRAPEVGELFRFPAAARALKAIAATRGEAFYSGEIAEALEKFSSANGGSLKVSDLANWKPEWVEPIAQAYRGHTLHEIPPNGQGIAALIALGILKHFDIASIPVDSVASQHLQIEAMKLAFADVYRYVSEPSSMEVTPLQMLDEGYLASRAKLIDVNKAQDFKAGNPVKGGTIYLTAADESGMMVSFIQSNYMGFGSGCVEPEFGISLQNRGHGFSLKADSPNVVAPGKRPFHTIIPAFLTRDGAPVMSFGVMGGNMQPQGHMQTLVRMLDYRQSPQAACDAPRWRFNSGLEINVEAAMNPATVKGLAELGHKVDVINDSYQDFGAGQFIWRAGDPAVEGYVAASDARRDGLAAGF encoded by the coding sequence ATGAAATTCGACTACGCCAATCCGTACACTTCCACCCGCATCCCCGTCTTCGCGCGCAACGTCGTCTCGACTTCGCATCCGCTGGCTTCGCAGGCCGGGCTGCGCATCCTTTATCAGGGCGGCAACGCGGTCGATGCGGCGGTCGCGACCGCTGCAGCCATGACCATCGTCGAGCCGGTGAGCAACGGGCTCGGCAGCGATGCCTTCTGCATCCTCTGGGACGGCAAGAAATTGCACGGTCTGAATGGCTCGGGCTGCGCGCCGCAGGCCTGGACGCCGGACTACTTTCGCCGCAAGTACGGCAACGACGCCGCCACGCCGCCGCAGCGCGGGCTCGACTCGGTCACGGTGCCCGGCGCCGGGGCGAGCTGGGTCGCGCTGTCGGAGCGCTTCGGCAAGCTGCCTTTTGCCGACCTGATGGCACCGGCGATCGAGATCGCGGAGCGCGGCTACCTGATGCCGCCCGTGGTGCAACAGAAGTGGGCCGCCGCGACGCCGATCCTGAAGTCGCAGCCGGGCTTCGCGCAGGGCTTCCTGCCGTGGGGCCGCGCGCCTGAAGTCGGTGAGCTGTTCCGCTTCCCGGCGGCGGCGCGGGCGCTGAAGGCGATTGCCGCCACCCGGGGCGAGGCCTTCTACAGCGGCGAGATCGCGGAGGCGCTCGAGAAGTTCTCGAGCGCGAACGGCGGCAGCCTGAAGGTGAGCGACCTCGCCAACTGGAAGCCCGAGTGGGTCGAGCCGATCGCCCAGGCGTACCGCGGCCATACGCTGCACGAGATTCCGCCGAACGGCCAGGGCATCGCGGCGCTCATCGCGCTCGGCATCCTCAAGCACTTCGACATCGCATCGATCCCGGTCGATTCGGTCGCCTCGCAGCACCTGCAGATCGAGGCCATGAAGCTCGCCTTCGCCGACGTCTACCGCTACGTGTCCGAGCCATCGTCGATGGAGGTGACGCCCCTGCAAATGCTCGATGAGGGGTATCTCGCTTCGCGTGCCAAACTCATCGACGTGAACAAGGCGCAGGATTTCAAGGCCGGCAACCCGGTCAAGGGCGGCACGATCTATCTCACCGCGGCCGACGAGAGCGGCATGATGGTGAGCTTCATCCAGAGCAACTACATGGGCTTCGGCTCGGGTTGCGTGGAGCCTGAATTCGGCATCAGCCTGCAGAACCGCGGCCACGGCTTCAGCCTGAAGGCCGACAGCCCGAACGTGGTCGCGCCGGGCAAGCGGCCCTTCCACACCATCATCCCGGCCTTCCTCACGAGGGACGGCGCGCCGGTGATGAGCTTCGGCGTGATGGGCGGCAACATGCAGCCGCAGGGCCACATGCAGACGCTGGTGCGCATGCTCGACTACCGCCAGAGCCCGCAGGCCGCCTGCGACGCGCCGCGCTGGCGCTTCAACTCGGGGCTGGAGATCAACGTCGAGGCGGCGATGAATCCGGCGACGGTGAAGGGCCTCGCCGAACTCGGGCACAAGGTGGACGTCATCAACGACTCCTACCAGGACTTCGGTGCCGGCCAGTTCATCTGGCGTGCCGGCGATCCGGCGGTGGAGGGCTACGTCGCCGCGAGCGACGCGCGGCGCGACGGCCTTGCGGCCGGGTTCTGA